The Campylobacter concisus genome includes a region encoding these proteins:
- the murD gene encoding UDP-N-acetylmuramoyl-L-alanine--D-glutamate ligase gives MRKSLFGYGGTIKAIAKNFTKDGLWDIYDDKFSEISKDEFGNTLLPVSEFDPAKSSLEIPSPGIPPHHKLIKKAKNLVSEYDYFYEIYKENLPFNIWISGTNGKTTTTKMTQHLLESKGSVMGGNVGIALANLDSNAKIWILETSSFTLHYTNHATPGIYVLLPITPDHLSWHGDMSEYEEAKLKPLANMSESSVAIVPEIYANTPTKAKVIAYKDESDLAKFCGVSVDDINFKTPFLLDALLALAVEKILFDRCEVELLNTFVIEANKLEEFSDKNGKTWVNDTKATNIDASIQAVKRYKDHFIHLILGGDDKGVDMTPLFEDLKSLRVKIYAIGSNSDKLMKLATKFGIPALKCDFLQNAVNEINKELKTSEIALLSPAAASLDQFKSYAERGDKFKEFIKAL, from the coding sequence ATGAGAAAATCACTATTTGGCTACGGTGGCACGATAAAAGCGATCGCAAAAAATTTTACAAAAGATGGCCTTTGGGATATCTATGATGATAAATTTAGTGAAATTTCAAAAGATGAGTTTGGCAATACTCTTTTGCCAGTTAGCGAATTTGATCCAGCAAAAAGTAGCCTAGAGATACCAAGTCCGGGCATTCCGCCTCATCACAAGCTTATTAAAAAAGCTAAGAATTTAGTTAGCGAGTATGACTATTTTTATGAAATTTATAAAGAAAATCTGCCATTTAATATCTGGATAAGCGGTACAAATGGCAAGACTACGACCACAAAGATGACACAGCACCTACTAGAGAGCAAGGGCTCGGTAATGGGCGGCAACGTTGGCATCGCGCTGGCAAATTTAGACTCAAACGCTAAAATTTGGATACTTGAGACTAGCTCATTTACACTTCACTACACAAATCACGCTACACCTGGTATCTACGTGCTTTTGCCGATCACTCCAGATCATCTAAGCTGGCATGGCGACATGAGCGAGTACGAAGAGGCTAAGCTAAAGCCGCTTGCTAACATGAGCGAAAGTAGCGTGGCGATAGTGCCTGAAATTTATGCCAATACGCCAACAAAGGCAAAAGTGATCGCTTACAAAGATGAGAGCGATCTGGCTAAATTTTGTGGTGTAAGCGTAGATGATATAAATTTTAAAACGCCATTTTTACTTGATGCACTGCTTGCATTAGCGGTGGAGAAAATTTTATTTGACCGCTGCGAAGTGGAGCTTTTAAATACCTTTGTTATTGAAGCAAACAAGCTCGAAGAATTTAGCGATAAAAATGGCAAAACCTGGGTCAATGACACAAAAGCGACTAACATTGATGCGAGCATACAGGCTGTAAAACGCTACAAAGATCATTTCATACATCTAATACTTGGCGGCGATGATAAGGGTGTTGACATGACGCCACTTTTTGAAGACTTAAAGAGCTTAAGAGTAAAAATTTACGCCATCGGCTCAAATAGCGACAAGCTCATGAAATTAGCGACTAAATTTGGCATACCGGCTTTGAAATGCGACTTTTTACAAAATGCTGTAAATGAGATAAATAAAGAGCTAAAGACTAGCGAGATAGCGCTTCTAAGCCCGGCAGCTGCAAGTCTTGATCAGTTTAAGAGCTATGCCGAGCGAGGCGATAAATTTAAAGAGTTTATAAAGGCGCTTTAA